A genome region from Maridesulfovibrio salexigens DSM 2638 includes the following:
- a CDS encoding NAD(+)/NADH kinase yields MSDSQGSVLIVTKSGGGAAAELGGEIARWLSLRGVDSDIVEHPYPPARINVSAYRENTMLVLVLGGDGTFISVAGNVIDWEVPVLGINHGRVGFLAEVLPEDWETALERFFSNELDLSPRTAFDYEVQRGNGIVARGVAINDLVISRGAVARIISLDIGQKGQWIKNLRADGLIVSTATGSTAYNVSAGGPLVHPELAAMCVTPVCPFLNGIRPMVLPVDTPLTIDIGETSGDVYLTEDGRVPYPLSVGYRVIISKHKKDLMLARIRSNTFFEKLRSKGFLTE; encoded by the coding sequence ATGTCAGATAGTCAAGGTTCTGTTTTAATTGTCACCAAGTCCGGCGGAGGTGCCGCGGCTGAGCTGGGTGGAGAAATTGCCCGCTGGCTCAGTCTGCGTGGCGTTGATTCCGATATTGTAGAACACCCATATCCTCCGGCAAGGATCAATGTTTCCGCATACCGGGAAAATACCATGCTGGTCTTGGTTCTCGGAGGTGATGGCACATTTATCAGTGTTGCCGGAAATGTCATCGACTGGGAAGTCCCTGTACTGGGTATCAACCATGGCCGGGTGGGATTTCTTGCCGAGGTCCTTCCTGAGGACTGGGAAACCGCATTGGAAAGGTTTTTCAGCAATGAGCTGGATCTTTCTCCCCGGACCGCATTTGATTATGAAGTCCAGCGTGGAAATGGCATTGTGGCGCGTGGAGTAGCTATTAACGATCTGGTTATTTCTCGTGGCGCAGTTGCCAGAATCATTTCCCTCGATATCGGCCAGAAGGGTCAGTGGATTAAGAACCTGCGTGCAGATGGACTTATAGTTTCCACTGCAACAGGGTCTACCGCTTACAACGTTTCTGCCGGGGGGCCTTTGGTGCATCCAGAGCTTGCCGCCATGTGTGTGACTCCGGTTTGTCCCTTCTTAAATGGTATCCGGCCTATGGTTCTGCCTGTTGATACACCGCTAACTATTGATATCGGGGAGACATCCGGTGATGTTTACCTTACCGAAGACGGACGTGTCCCTTATCCCTTGAGTGTGGGGTATCGGGTGATAATTTCAAAACACAAGAAAGATCTCATGCTGGCCCGCATACGCAGCAATACTTTTTTTGAAAAATTGAGAAGCAAAGGCTTTCTCACGGAGTAA
- the flgM gene encoding flagellar biosynthesis anti-sigma factor FlgM — protein sequence MKINQYSQTPLKAYSDNRVNNAADKTQAQQQSSAPSRDVVNVSSQARLLGAARQTATESPDTREHKVRELREQVRSGTYKPDIRKTAMNLVRDEVDFLK from the coding sequence ATGAAGATTAACCAGTATAGCCAGACCCCTCTCAAGGCCTACTCTGACAACCGGGTGAACAACGCTGCGGACAAGACTCAGGCTCAGCAGCAAAGTTCCGCTCCCAGCCGGGACGTTGTAAATGTCTCGTCTCAGGCAAGACTGCTCGGCGCAGCTCGGCAGACTGCCACCGAAAGCCCGGACACCAGAGAACATAAGGTGAGAGAACTCAGGGAACAGGTACGCTCAGGTACATATAAGCCGGACATTCGTAAGACGGCCATGAACCTTGTGCGCGATGAAGTTGATTTCTTAAAGTAA
- the flgL gene encoding flagellar hook-associated protein FlgL: MRVSQQMLFNTYVSNMNRSLTDLVDSNIQAQTQKKVNRPSDDPVGMARILDHRETLATVKQYRDNIDTAKGWLSLSDTTLTQVSTIITRAKGLAEQGASGTITADNREQISYEARQLFQQLVSLANTEYEGKSIYAGHKVEENAFAEKLWMTTNDSNVSSRNFTITGSADKTIVVQFLDSGDIGGGADLDYRYSKDGGKTFTTKTLAAGNTSLDFDGVTMDFDLGTPAVNIPVQANAADNTNDASGTWMWVRPTAQYMGDDADGINVVGMNTNLNGPLNQAEGDFNKDVVVRIDNTTDLASQIEYSYSLDGGVSWVGGNVKPADGITSNAVLTIPGGTLTIHSNGGANALASGAQFLVHPDTAAMDVQIQENEFVRINDVGKDIFGGVYQQPGATGASVVFNNNSTYTGDGSSPTQNLLETMGNLVAFLETNNQSGVQECLESLNLSQKHVLTKAADVGGRENRLAVADQVLSSLELNEKDRISHIEDVDVGELMTKLSQQQIVYEAVLKSSSMIMKMNLLNYV, translated from the coding sequence ATGAGAGTATCACAGCAAATGCTTTTTAACACTTATGTGTCCAATATGAATAGATCGCTGACCGATTTGGTAGACAGCAATATTCAGGCACAGACTCAGAAGAAGGTGAATAGGCCTTCGGATGATCCTGTGGGCATGGCTCGTATTCTCGACCATCGTGAAACCCTTGCTACTGTAAAGCAGTACCGGGATAACATTGATACTGCAAAGGGTTGGCTTTCCCTCTCGGATACTACCCTGACTCAGGTTTCAACAATCATTACCCGCGCCAAGGGGCTGGCCGAGCAGGGTGCTTCCGGTACTATTACCGCTGATAACAGGGAACAGATCAGTTACGAAGCACGGCAGCTTTTTCAGCAGTTGGTATCCCTTGCCAACACCGAATACGAAGGTAAGAGTATTTATGCCGGGCACAAGGTTGAGGAAAATGCCTTTGCTGAAAAGCTCTGGATGACTACCAATGATTCCAATGTTTCCTCACGAAATTTCACTATCACCGGTAGCGCGGATAAAACCATAGTTGTCCAATTTCTTGATTCAGGTGATATCGGTGGCGGTGCGGACCTTGATTACCGTTATTCAAAGGACGGCGGAAAGACTTTCACCACCAAGACTCTTGCGGCCGGTAATACCAGTTTGGACTTTGACGGCGTTACCATGGATTTTGATCTGGGTACTCCTGCTGTCAATATACCGGTACAAGCTAATGCTGCTGATAATACCAACGACGCTTCCGGTACCTGGATGTGGGTGCGTCCTACTGCTCAGTATATGGGCGATGATGCGGATGGTATCAATGTAGTAGGAATGAATACCAACCTGAACGGTCCGTTGAATCAGGCTGAAGGTGATTTTAATAAGGATGTGGTTGTACGCATTGACAATACTACCGATCTGGCCAGCCAGATAGAATATTCCTACAGTCTTGATGGCGGTGTCAGCTGGGTTGGCGGTAATGTTAAGCCTGCTGACGGGATTACTTCCAATGCCGTACTGACCATCCCCGGCGGAACTTTGACCATCCATTCAAATGGTGGTGCCAATGCCTTGGCATCCGGTGCACAGTTCCTCGTTCATCCTGATACTGCGGCAATGGATGTCCAGATTCAGGAAAATGAATTTGTACGCATCAACGATGTAGGTAAAGATATTTTCGGTGGTGTTTATCAGCAGCCCGGAGCAACCGGAGCCAGCGTTGTTTTTAACAATAACAGTACGTATACTGGTGACGGGAGTTCGCCCACACAAAACCTGCTTGAAACAATGGGGAACCTTGTTGCCTTTCTGGAAACCAACAACCAGAGCGGCGTGCAGGAATGCCTTGAAAGTTTGAATTTATCCCAGAAGCATGTGCTGACCAAGGCTGCTGATGTCGGTGGCAGGGAAAATAGACTGGCTGTTGCGGATCAGGTTCTCTCCAGTCTCGAATTGAACGAGAAGGACCGTATTTCGCATATTGAGGATGTGGATGTTGGAGAACTTATGACCAAACTTTCCCAGCAGCAGATCGTCTATGAAGCCGTATTGAAGAGTTCCTCCATGATCATGAAGATGAACCTGCTCAATTATGTTTAA
- the gatB gene encoding Asp-tRNA(Asn)/Glu-tRNA(Gln) amidotransferase subunit GatB — translation MMQFETVIGLEVHAQLKTKTKIFCGCSTEFGKDPNENVCEVCSGMPGVLPVLNEKVMEYAAKMGLATNCTVNQKSIFARKNYFYPDLPKGYQISQFDLPICEHGHLDISWEDADGEKHGKRIGITRIHMEEDAGKNIHSVAENASFVDLNRTGVPLIEIVSEPDMRSADEAVAYLKALRSILLYLGICDGNLEEGSFRCDANISVRPVGQKEFGTRAELKNINSFRNIHKAIRYEVARQIDLIEDGEKVIQETRLYDADKGTTHSMRGKEEAHDYRYFPDPDLVPLVIADEWLGEWQASLPELPAERKARFIDDMELSADDAELISSEKDIADYFEEVLEIHNDPKKVVNWIKGDFLRELNQSEMTVAECKFKPEMMAKLIQLVDKDTISIKIGKDIFNDVFTNGLDPEKYVKDKGLVQISDSSSLEAVVDKVLADNPDEVEAFKGGKKKLMSFFMGQIMRETKGKANPGMVSKMISEKLS, via the coding sequence ATAATGCAGTTTGAAACAGTGATCGGGCTTGAGGTTCACGCCCAGCTTAAGACCAAGACCAAAATTTTCTGCGGTTGTTCCACTGAATTCGGTAAGGACCCCAACGAGAACGTATGTGAAGTTTGCTCCGGTATGCCCGGCGTGCTTCCGGTTCTGAATGAAAAAGTCATGGAATATGCCGCCAAGATGGGACTGGCTACCAATTGTACCGTGAACCAGAAATCCATCTTTGCCCGTAAGAACTACTTCTACCCCGACCTGCCTAAAGGCTACCAGATTTCCCAGTTCGACCTGCCTATTTGCGAGCACGGTCATCTTGATATTTCTTGGGAAGATGCGGACGGCGAAAAGCATGGTAAACGCATCGGTATTACCCGTATCCATATGGAAGAAGATGCCGGTAAAAACATCCACTCCGTTGCTGAAAATGCAAGTTTTGTGGACCTGAACCGTACCGGTGTGCCGCTTATCGAGATCGTAAGTGAGCCTGATATGCGCAGCGCAGATGAAGCTGTTGCTTACCTCAAAGCTCTGCGTTCCATCCTGCTCTACCTCGGTATTTGCGATGGTAACCTTGAAGAGGGTTCCTTCCGCTGCGACGCGAACATTTCCGTACGTCCCGTTGGTCAGAAGGAATTCGGTACCCGTGCCGAGCTGAAGAACATCAACTCCTTCCGTAATATTCATAAGGCTATCCGCTACGAAGTTGCTCGCCAGATCGATCTTATCGAAGACGGTGAAAAGGTCATTCAAGAAACCCGCCTTTACGATGCTGACAAAGGTACCACTCATTCTATGCGCGGTAAGGAAGAAGCTCACGACTACCGTTACTTCCCGGACCCGGACCTCGTACCGTTGGTTATTGCTGATGAATGGCTGGGCGAATGGCAGGCTTCACTGCCCGAGCTGCCCGCAGAACGCAAAGCCCGTTTTATTGATGATATGGAACTCAGCGCGGACGATGCTGAACTGATCAGTTCTGAAAAAGATATTGCCGATTATTTTGAAGAAGTTCTCGAAATCCACAATGATCCCAAAAAGGTAGTTAACTGGATCAAGGGTGACTTCTTACGCGAACTTAACCAGTCCGAAATGACCGTGGCTGAATGCAAGTTTAAGCCGGAAATGATGGCTAAACTGATTCAGCTTGTTGATAAAGATACCATCAGCATCAAGATTGGTAAGGATATTTTCAACGATGTATTCACCAACGGCCTTGATCCTGAAAAGTACGTTAAAGACAAAGGTCTGGTTCAGATTTCCGACAGCTCCTCTCTTGAAGCTGTGGTCGACAAAGTTCTGGCTGACAATCCTGACGAAGTAGAAGCATTCAAGGGCGGTAAGAAAAAGCTGATGAGCTTCTTCATGGGCCAGATCATGCGCGAGACTAAAGGTAAGGCCAACCCCGGTATGGTCAGCAAGATGATTTCCGAAAAACTTTCCTAA
- a CDS encoding MltA domain-containing protein — protein sequence MKKNISIIRLLAVFCLFSVFLCGCATKVSTLPKKRVVSQGTKTKVWKSKKESGKFISGPVRYSKLPDQASTLAARRLSVQSQSMRTWRELGPQIRKSIEYVQRNPSGGLALRRNELRLTWGQLRKSLEDLERLLPRLDRNPELLGKYFVWYELQSGAEMTGYYTPVIDASLTKTGPYKYPVYRLPPDLRKARPGQTHPWSEQLRKAYRVENGKILPYHSRRAIDIDKVLAGRGLEVAWLKDPVDLFYMHVQGGGVLRLPDGRLRTAVFSGSNGRSFKGLGSIMLHSGVLKKSQLSREKIKAWLLNNPRQMWELMAKNESYIFFKVTRGQPQAAIGKPLKSMVSLATDPQLIPLGSIVGFRTDIYPKRGQPSRRVNGIGLAQDTGKAIKGTRLDYYIGTGNQFKYPAHHLKKQVPVYLLISKSALRR from the coding sequence ATGAAAAAGAATATTTCCATCATCAGATTACTGGCGGTTTTTTGCCTGTTTTCAGTTTTTCTTTGTGGCTGTGCCACCAAGGTAAGTACTCTTCCTAAAAAGAGAGTAGTTTCACAAGGCACCAAAACTAAGGTCTGGAAAAGCAAGAAAGAAAGCGGAAAGTTTATTTCCGGTCCGGTTCGTTATTCCAAATTACCGGATCAGGCATCAACTCTTGCTGCGCGCAGGCTTTCTGTGCAAAGTCAGAGTATGCGCACTTGGCGTGAGCTCGGTCCGCAGATTCGCAAATCAATTGAATATGTGCAGCGTAATCCTTCCGGTGGTTTGGCTCTAAGACGCAACGAATTGCGTCTTACATGGGGACAACTGCGTAAATCATTGGAAGATCTTGAAAGATTGCTGCCCCGACTGGACCGGAATCCGGAGTTGCTTGGCAAGTATTTTGTCTGGTATGAACTCCAGTCCGGTGCGGAAATGACCGGTTATTATACCCCGGTTATTGATGCCAGTCTGACCAAGACAGGGCCGTACAAATATCCGGTATACAGGCTTCCTCCCGATCTGCGCAAAGCCCGTCCGGGGCAGACTCATCCTTGGTCAGAGCAGTTGCGTAAGGCTTACCGGGTTGAAAATGGGAAGATACTTCCGTATCATTCCCGCCGTGCCATCGATATTGACAAGGTTCTCGCAGGGCGGGGGCTTGAGGTTGCTTGGCTTAAGGACCCCGTGGATCTGTTCTATATGCATGTGCAGGGGGGCGGTGTTTTGCGTCTTCCCGATGGAAGGTTGCGGACCGCAGTTTTCAGCGGTAGTAACGGCAGGTCATTTAAAGGGCTTGGCAGCATCATGCTTCATAGCGGGGTGCTGAAAAAGAGTCAGCTTTCCCGTGAAAAAATCAAAGCATGGCTGCTCAATAATCCCAGACAGATGTGGGAGTTGATGGCCAAGAATGAAAGCTACATTTTTTTCAAGGTAACCCGTGGTCAGCCGCAGGCTGCAATCGGCAAGCCTCTTAAATCGATGGTTAGTCTTGCTACGGACCCGCAGCTTATTCCGCTGGGTTCGATTGTCGGTTTCCGCACGGATATTTATCCAAAAAGGGGTCAACCTTCCCGCCGTGTTAACGGCATCGGACTGGCTCAGGATACCGGGAAGGCAATCAAAGGCACGCGTCTTGATTACTACATCGGGACCGGGAACCAATTCAAATATCCGGCACATCATCTGAAAAAGCAGGTGCCTGTATATTTATTGATTAGTAAATCTGCCCTGCGTAGATAA
- the flgK gene encoding flagellar hook-associated protein FlgK, which yields MPGVNSLLNLGTGALFASQSAISVTGDNISNVNTEGYSRRKVRLEERVSINYNPGQLGTGVRAAEVYRNFDQFVENSYNDKATMRERWDTLYSTLSSVESLFNESKGYGLNSSLTKFFNDWQDLSQRPNDAASRQQLLSDTTNLVNSLHSMQDDMTRYQQQVEDYIKQDVTKANDIMQRIAEINQRINVDQVEGQNNPNALYDERATLVRELSEIMDTKMIDNGKGNITITTGAGQTLVDGDKHFSLSYDGPQSQNNLTPASNFDGKAYFAGSSEFEYTLECVTAGGMGTAEYRVSLDGGTTWLKNDDGTVKTFTANAESGAIQVDDLQIWFGTGSDPSTAPATNMSVGDKFNIVPKSALYWVENTSTRENITPQINFAGQDNTRRVTGGSLAGLFNFRDNAVGRYKERMDALTNELVWQTNRIHSQGAGLKAHTSLEGTYAVNTDTAALGSGSSGLPFADRLQSGNSLMYFYNSSTGALESSGQIDFSSIAPPGVQNFDPSVHSLEDVEAAIDASFGTYVDASIVNHKLHITAKDGYNFQMGTDTSGLYAALGLNTYFSGSQASDIAVNGGVNGDIDFINAGHVNGAGEFNSGDNTNAIKMKQMGMTDLDITTAFDGTTKQTLIEYYDGTVAVVGADTGTAKFNKNFQETLASDLNEKQQSVSGVNIDEEMSNLIKYQHSYTAAAKLITTADQMLQTLLGMKN from the coding sequence ATGCCCGGTGTTAATTCTCTTCTGAATCTGGGCACAGGGGCCCTTTTTGCTTCTCAGTCGGCGATTTCCGTAACCGGTGACAACATTTCCAATGTTAACACCGAAGGATACTCCCGCCGCAAGGTCCGTCTCGAAGAACGGGTCAGCATCAACTACAATCCGGGCCAGCTTGGTACCGGTGTACGTGCTGCTGAAGTTTACCGTAATTTCGACCAGTTCGTAGAGAATAGCTATAACGACAAAGCTACCATGCGCGAGCGTTGGGATACTCTTTACAGTACTTTGAGCAGTGTTGAATCCCTTTTTAACGAATCAAAGGGATACGGGCTGAACTCCAGTCTGACTAAATTTTTTAATGACTGGCAGGATCTCAGTCAGCGTCCCAATGATGCTGCTTCCCGCCAGCAGTTGCTTAGTGATACCACCAACCTTGTCAACTCGCTGCACAGTATGCAGGATGACATGACCCGCTATCAGCAGCAGGTTGAGGATTACATCAAGCAGGATGTGACCAAGGCTAATGATATCATGCAGCGTATCGCTGAGATCAACCAGCGTATCAACGTGGATCAGGTTGAAGGTCAGAACAATCCTAACGCCCTTTATGATGAAAGAGCCACTTTGGTTCGTGAACTTTCCGAGATCATGGATACAAAAATGATCGATAATGGAAAGGGCAACATTACCATTACCACCGGAGCAGGACAGACTTTGGTGGACGGCGATAAGCATTTCAGCCTTTCTTACGATGGACCGCAGAGCCAGAATAACCTGACCCCGGCTTCAAATTTTGACGGTAAAGCTTATTTCGCCGGATCAAGTGAGTTTGAATACACTCTGGAATGTGTAACCGCAGGCGGTATGGGTACTGCTGAGTATCGCGTATCTCTCGATGGCGGAACCACATGGCTTAAGAACGATGATGGTACTGTAAAAACTTTTACTGCCAACGCAGAATCCGGCGCCATTCAGGTTGATGATCTGCAGATCTGGTTCGGAACAGGTTCTGATCCTTCCACAGCACCTGCCACCAACATGTCGGTGGGCGATAAATTCAACATCGTTCCCAAGAGTGCTCTGTACTGGGTTGAGAATACCTCTACCAGAGAAAACATCACCCCGCAGATCAACTTTGCAGGACAGGATAACACCAGAAGGGTTACCGGTGGTTCACTGGCAGGTCTGTTTAACTTCCGTGATAACGCGGTAGGCAGATACAAAGAGCGCATGGATGCACTTACCAATGAGCTCGTCTGGCAGACTAACCGTATCCACTCACAGGGAGCAGGGCTCAAGGCTCACACTTCTCTTGAAGGTACCTACGCCGTTAATACTGATACCGCCGCTTTGGGCAGCGGCTCCTCTGGGCTTCCATTCGCTGACAGGCTTCAGTCCGGAAACTCACTGATGTATTTCTATAATTCTTCCACCGGTGCCTTGGAATCTTCCGGGCAGATTGATTTCAGCTCCATAGCTCCTCCGGGCGTACAGAATTTCGATCCTTCTGTTCATAGTCTTGAGGATGTTGAAGCTGCCATTGATGCATCTTTCGGAACATATGTTGATGCATCAATTGTTAACCACAAGCTGCATATCACCGCAAAGGACGGTTATAATTTCCAGATGGGAACCGATACCTCCGGTTTATATGCGGCTCTTGGATTGAATACCTATTTCAGCGGTTCTCAGGCCTCTGATATCGCGGTGAACGGCGGAGTTAACGGAGATATTGATTTCATCAATGCCGGACATGTAAACGGCGCAGGCGAATTCAACTCCGGCGATAACACCAATGCCATCAAAATGAAGCAGATGGGTATGACCGATCTGGACATAACCACCGCTTTTGACGGTACCACCAAACAGACTTTAATTGAATATTACGACGGTACTGTAGCGGTGGTAGGTGCCGATACCGGAACCGCCAAGTTTAATAAAAATTTTCAGGAAACACTTGCATCCGACCTTAACGAGAAGCAGCAGTCTGTATCGGGTGTAAATATTGATGAAGAAATGAGTAACCTGATCAAATACCAGCACTCATACACTGCTGCTGCAAAGCTGATCACAACCGCTGACCAGATGCTTCAGACCCTTCTGGGAATGAAGAACTAA
- the fliW gene encoding flagellar assembly protein FliW: MAKERKKIIRTRIGEREITNEGIIYFSRGLIGFDDKRDFALIQLSENSPFLLLQSLEDPALGLLVADPYSFMDDYEVRLSEAEKRILRVENVRQLAVLVTVTIPPGRPDETTLNLGGPIVINSEAKRGMQVPQVDSKYPTHFRPANDDPS; encoded by the coding sequence ATGGCAAAAGAAAGAAAAAAAATAATCAGGACCCGTATCGGGGAAAGAGAAATTACCAATGAAGGTATCATCTACTTTTCCCGTGGATTGATCGGCTTTGACGATAAGAGGGATTTCGCATTAATCCAGCTTAGCGAGAATTCTCCGTTTCTCCTGCTGCAGAGTCTCGAAGATCCGGCCCTTGGTTTGCTGGTGGCTGATCCCTACAGCTTCATGGACGACTATGAAGTCCGTTTAAGTGAAGCAGAGAAAAGAATTTTAAGAGTGGAAAATGTCCGCCAGCTTGCAGTGCTGGTTACGGTTACTATTCCTCCGGGAAGACCTGATGAAACCACCCTTAACCTTGGCGGTCCCATTGTGATCAACTCCGAGGCTAAGCGCGGAATGCAGGTCCCGCAGGTGGATTCCAAATATCCGACACACTTCCGCCCGGCGAACGATGATCCTTCGTAG
- a CDS encoding ARMT1-like domain-containing protein, producing the protein MSILPDFTSIKDLKYGEDSVFDAWLLHFMTANHLESIIDPVKNASPEQLRFMVALDDNQVFAPCSDWQFNRLVTPGLESDLLDVYIFVWRSLVKLVKNHVSDRYQRRLILNLCRHKFRQALDSSIMIPLRLLKNMITIFLSRSGLDDPYRNRKELLFSRGKAFVESDFFRQSMESCPYPALDCESLAEMRFELDMIELERIFRLSSLPDQWSQALFGEDYKIFSQMYSRDKVDFTPVRNVFHGTEGGLKILFIPDETGGLMADLLMIKSLLRQGHSVILALKEGFWFDSPTFWDRESNLLLAEALKDALFISEERISKNDLLSSLRENPFVVISDGTRERLNLIRCSVTFARAWKESDLIIAKGWGNRRRLIGNSNLFTRDIICFYRNLEGEFKLEFKAKSSKVNKFTEAGISAKANEIIAEMQQARSERKAVMFYSAIVGSIPGQVDTAIKVLNTFVGHLRDRLADTYIINPAEHFEEGMDADDLMFMWEKVQRSGFITIWRFQTYADIEKSFELMGERVPPVWAGKDATYSTGCTKEMHIAQDVQKRHRELQIIGPGSDKFLRRREYGVGRFSDVVIEP; encoded by the coding sequence GTGAGCATTCTGCCTGATTTTACATCCATTAAAGATCTTAAATACGGAGAAGATTCGGTCTTTGACGCTTGGCTTCTCCATTTCATGACAGCCAACCATCTGGAAAGTATTATTGATCCGGTCAAAAACGCATCCCCGGAACAATTGCGTTTTATGGTTGCCCTAGATGATAATCAGGTTTTTGCCCCCTGTTCGGACTGGCAATTTAACAGATTAGTCACCCCCGGGTTGGAGTCAGACCTTCTGGATGTTTATATTTTCGTCTGGCGTTCCTTGGTTAAATTGGTCAAAAACCACGTCTCCGATCGCTATCAGCGCAGGCTGATTCTCAATCTTTGCCGCCACAAGTTCAGGCAGGCCCTCGATTCATCCATCATGATTCCTTTGCGCCTGCTTAAGAATATGATCACCATTTTTCTTTCCCGAAGTGGACTGGATGATCCTTATCGCAATCGTAAGGAATTACTGTTCAGTCGGGGCAAAGCATTTGTTGAAAGTGATTTTTTCAGGCAGTCCATGGAATCCTGCCCTTACCCCGCGCTTGACTGCGAAAGTCTTGCAGAAATGCGCTTTGAGCTGGATATGATCGAACTGGAGCGGATTTTTCGCCTTTCCAGTCTGCCCGATCAGTGGAGTCAGGCTTTGTTCGGAGAGGATTATAAAATTTTCTCACAGATGTACTCCCGGGACAAAGTTGATTTTACTCCGGTGCGTAATGTTTTCCACGGAACAGAAGGCGGGTTGAAAATCCTGTTCATACCGGATGAAACCGGTGGTTTGATGGCTGACCTGCTGATGATCAAGTCCCTGTTGCGTCAGGGACATAGTGTTATTCTCGCGTTGAAGGAAGGTTTCTGGTTTGATTCACCGACCTTCTGGGATCGTGAAAGTAACCTCCTGCTGGCCGAGGCTCTAAAGGATGCCTTGTTCATTTCCGAGGAGAGGATTTCCAAAAACGATCTTCTTTCGAGTCTGAGAGAGAACCCGTTTGTTGTTATTTCCGATGGCACAAGGGAACGTCTGAACTTGATCCGTTGCAGTGTTACTTTCGCCCGTGCATGGAAGGAATCTGATCTGATTATCGCCAAGGGCTGGGGTAACAGACGCAGACTCATCGGTAACAGCAATCTTTTCACTCGCGATATCATCTGTTTTTACCGCAACCTTGAAGGAGAGTTTAAGCTTGAATTCAAGGCTAAGTCTTCCAAAGTTAATAAATTTACTGAAGCTGGTATTTCCGCCAAGGCAAATGAAATTATTGCGGAGATGCAGCAGGCCCGCAGTGAACGCAAGGCCGTTATGTTTTACAGTGCTATCGTGGGCAGTATCCCCGGTCAGGTCGATACTGCCATCAAAGTACTGAATACCTTTGTGGGCCATCTGCGGGATAGGCTTGCCGATACCTACATCATTAACCCTGCTGAGCACTTCGAAGAAGGAATGGACGCTGATGACCTCATGTTCATGTGGGAAAAGGTCCAGCGCAGCGGTTTTATTACCATTTGGCGTTTCCAGACTTATGCTGATATCGAGAAAAGCTTTGAATTAATGGGCGAACGAGTTCCCCCGGTATGGGCGGGCAAGGATGCCACCTATTCCACTGGATGCACTAAGGAAATGCACATTGCTCAGGATGTTCAGAAGCGTCACCGTGAATTGCAGATTATCGGCCCCGGTTCAGATAAATTCCTTAGAAGACGTGAATATGGAGTCGGTCGATTCAGTGACGTGGTTATCGAGCCTTAA
- the csrA gene encoding carbon storage regulator CsrA — MLILTRRPGEALYLDDNIKITVLSVQGRQVKLGLEIPAETTVYREEVYLKIKEQNRLALENTEQDLLAATELWQKKEKK, encoded by the coding sequence ATGCTTATTCTGACCCGGAGACCGGGGGAAGCCCTTTACCTGGATGACAATATAAAGATCACGGTATTAAGCGTGCAAGGCCGGCAGGTTAAGCTAGGTCTTGAGATACCGGCTGAGACTACTGTCTATAGGGAAGAGGTTTACCTCAAGATTAAAGAACAGAACCGTTTGGCGCTTGAAAACACAGAGCAGGATCTTCTTGCTGCGACCGAGTTATGGCAAAAGAAAGAAAAAAAATAA
- a CDS encoding DVU0524 family FlgM-associated protein encodes MANNPAEIRNMLRTYGKQLTSAKRLARFRRALKRSESPDTVTISRQARRRELVEKVSREIIENLIVSGNENPVVSDILEQLELDFGDRYFFEYPLDGSDVQVLKETPEGVRDLPRDEKAQVMNRLWEITLDKVDRTML; translated from the coding sequence GTGGCTAACAACCCTGCAGAAATACGTAATATGCTGCGAACTTATGGAAAGCAGCTGACCAGTGCCAAGCGACTGGCCCGATTCAGGCGTGCCCTGAAAAGGTCCGAGTCTCCTGACACGGTTACTATTTCACGGCAGGCAAGGCGTCGCGAGCTTGTGGAAAAAGTTTCCCGGGAAATTATCGAAAATCTCATCGTCTCGGGTAATGAAAATCCGGTAGTGTCCGATATATTAGAACAGCTGGAACTTGATTTCGGTGATCGCTACTTTTTCGAGTATCCTCTCGATGGAAGCGATGTGCAAGTTCTAAAAGAAACGCCCGAAGGTGTTCGAGATCTGCCGCGCGATGAAAAGGCGCAGGTAATGAACCGCCTATGGGAAATCACACTGGACAAGGTTGACCGGACCATGCTCTGA